The Gossypium hirsutum isolate 1008001.06 chromosome D06, Gossypium_hirsutum_v2.1, whole genome shotgun sequence genome contains the following window.
ttaaattatttattggtAAAACAAATAGTATCATGTCAACATGAAGTACACGTAGATACTACATAGGTTGCCACGCCTTAAAAAATCAATGTTTTAGTcagcatttttattaaaaaatattatttgacttttttaaaagattaagggccaaatttagccctaaattgacaaaatatgtaaatgttaagggctaaatttatcattatgcctatAACTTTTAGTCCACTTtggtacttgtatttttttttctctttggtacttgaacttagTAATTAGGTCTATTTTGTTCTTCGAACTTGATAAATGTAAAAGTCTAATAACGTGATACTCTAATATTATGCCGCATCattatctaaaaattaaaatatatatatttaaaaatttcaaataacgATGTGACACTTTAATATTGTATCATGTCATCAAATAGGGATAGAATTCAAGTTCATGATCTAAATAAACTAAGTTACCAAATTTAGAtactatatttattaaaatggacCTAATTGTGAGATTTAAAAactaaaagttatattaacccTTGAAACTTTCTTTTATAACATTACCGATGGTTCTTCGTCTGCTAGACCTCCACCTGTAAAAGGGTTTACCAACACCATCTTAGATTAAGCAGATTAATTGTAGCAAAGATGGGTAAATTACACTTTTAGTTAGTAAACTATtggtaagtttttattttggacatttaattaaaaaagttacaatttagtcactaaactattcaaaagttttcatttaagtcattgggctattaaaattgatattatatggtTTTCGCTGGTCGCATTGCATGCACCAATCGAAAACTCTCTTTTCCTTTCTCAATTCGATTTtgttttcatgaaacaactttagaTGTTATAAATCcgcaaaccaaaattcaaacagctTTTTTCTCTAATCTCCGACACTGGCCATCAGATTGACTTaattttaaggtatgtttttctaCTCAAACATGGATACTAATCCACAGTACCAATCGTCGCTTAGAgcttactagcggaactctttttcaaaaaacttaatggcccaatgacttaaataaaaactttcaaaaagttcaataatcaaaataaaaacttacccataatttagtgactaatgatgTAGTTAACCCTAAAAAGATTATACTCTTGTACCCTTGTTCAAATTTACATTGGACTAGATTTGTCAAATGGGTGGGAGGATTAGTTTTGGATCGGGTTTGCCCTTCAACTCATCTTTGGTTTAAGTCATGCCGAGTTTGAATCATTTTTGGATTCAGGTTAGGTGGGTTCAATTGTTGACCTTTTATGGTTAATTAAATTGTGATGGGAGACAGGAGGGCCTTGatcccaaaatttttaaaaattctcattaagcccctaatttaaaaaaaatttaattaacctCCTAATTTTTTGAAAACTCTCATTAAAccgctaatttttttaaaaattttaattagatcccTAATTTATCGCCAAGATTCGCCACTAGTCAAATATAAGTGTTAAACACAATACCAAATaggattaaaaaaattactaaaaatggcgGCTAATGATAAGTAACATACCACTATGAAAACTGCAGTTACCATAACCtgcaaaaacataaaacaaagaaCCATAAATTCACTTGGGCATTTAAACAAACAGGTAACAGACACTCTAATTAAGTACTGGGAATGGCACACTTACTTGGATCAATCAACGAAACCAAACCCgagtttataaaattacaatcAGCAAGGTGCCTGTCATTGGCTTGATAATACAAATTCATAGCAAACGAAGCATGGTGCATTCGAGAATTTGGTTCAAAGCAAGGACCCTTACAGCGTGTTTGGTTCGCTGTTTTCCCCCCTCTGCATGCGTATTCCCCCCCTATGCAGCAGGCCCACCAGGAAACGGTTGTTTGGTTCGCTGTTTTCCCATTCCCCGCCGAATCGGTTACTCCCCCATTACATTGATTGCGTGTAATAGGCATTACGGCCCCTCAGCGCCGATTACCCATTCCGCGTCTTTCCCTTTTTTCTCTTCCGTTTTCTGCCCTCGTCCTCAACGCTGTCAAAAGCTTCCCCAAAGTAATCGACGGAGTCCTCGACGTTGTCAAAAGCTTCCCCAAAGTCGATCCTTCCAAGGTCACCCCTTTTTCTCACATCCATTTCACGATTTattgtttgattttatatttcGGTGCTTGGGTGCTTAGGAAGAAATGATTTTGAAGTTATTCTTTTCTGGAACTACTTGATATTTCACCCGATTTATAGTGTTTTATGTGCATTTTTGGGTTTCATTCCCAAAATTGAAAGCCAAATCTTTCACCCGTAATCAATcatttttatacaatttcttTTCATGCTCATGTTTCCTTGTTTGGGTTTCTTTCAAAATTTCTGAATCAAATTGCTGTAGTTATTGGTAGATATTAGAAGAAGATAGTGCTGGTTTTGGCTTTGGGGGATTTGCATATACCCCATCGGGCGGCTGATCTCCCTCCCAAATTCAAGTTCATGCTAGTTCCTGGAATGATCCAACACGTCTTTTGCACTGGTAATCTTTGCATCAAGGTATcccatctttcttttcctttctggattttttttttttagctgAAATCATAGTTGAATTTGGTTCCAGTTCTTTAGCACTTTGGGTTTTATGTTTCTCAGCAAGCAATTGAATATATtaattttctcttccttttttggAACTATGGATTGTTCATTCCTTTGTAGTAGTTATGCTAAATTTATGCCTAATTTAATCTGTATTTCATGTTTTTGCCCAATTATTTTCTCTTTGAGTTGTAATATGCGAAGAGATATTATTTGCTAGTTTGAATTTGGGAAAAGCAGCAGAAGCTACCATACCTGAATTATCAGTATTTTAAATGATCGCCAGCAAttgttttatttgataattgtaATTTTGATCCGAATAGCCATTGCTGCTACCTTGCATTTATACATGCAAAGAATGATTCCTGTCATGTTTGATCTGAAATGCGTATAATCACGTGTCAGATACTAGTTTGTGCCCAACTCTGACATGAGTATGTTCAAAATTTCCGAAGCTTTTCCGTATGTTTGAAGGATTTTATCTCAATCCTTTGAATATGTGTAGGGCATATGTGCCACTTTTGAGAAAACGAGAAGAGTCCGTGTAGCATAGCAGTAAGTAGGATTGAAGTACATATTTGGTTGAACTTAGAAACATGTAGGAAG
Protein-coding sequences here:
- the LOC121218675 gene encoding PLASMODESMATA CALLOSE-BINDING PROTEIN 2 isoform X2, with protein sequence MPITRNQCNGGVTDSAGNGKTANQTTVSWWACCIGGEYACRGGKTANQTRCKGPCFEPNSRMHHASFAMNLYYQANDRHLADCNFINSGLVSLIDPSYGNCSFHSGGGLADEEPSITGRKKSNCNFRETSLIVSSDPSYGNCSYPCFTVQ
- the LOC121218675 gene encoding glucan endo-1,3-beta-glucosidase 2 isoform X1; protein product: MPITRNQCNGGVTDSAGNGKTANQTTVSWWACCIGGEYACRGGKTANQTRCKGPCFEPNSRMHHASFAMNLYYQANDRHLADCNFINSGLVSLIDPSYGNCSFHSGGGLADEEPSETWCVAKPGTSDELLQLNINFACNLVDCNATHSGGVCYYPATLINHASYAMNLYYQITGRKKSNCNFRETSLIVSSDPSYGNCSYPCFTVQ